The Polyangiaceae bacterium genomic interval CGCCGCCGTATCGCACGTAATCTTCATAGGTGATCGTTTCGGCACTGATGAAGCCTTTCTCGAAGTCCGTATGAATTTCTCCCGCGGACCGCGGCGCCGTCGCTCCAACCGGAATCGTCCATGCGCGCGCCTCCTTCGGGCCGATGGTAAAATAGGTTTGCAGCCCCAAGAGCGCGTATGCCTCGCGAATCAATCGATTGAGCCCCGGCTCGGATAACCCCAACGTTTCGAGGAATTCGGCTCGTTCGGCCGCTCCGAGCTGCGCAATTTCAGCTTCGATTTGCGCCGAAATCACGACCGACTTCGCCCCATTCTGCGCCGCCCGCTTTGCCACGGCGTCGGATAGCTCATTGCCCGTCGCCGCCGAAGCTTCCTCGACGTTGCATACATAAAGCGCCGGCTTTGCAGTCAACAGTTGCAGCATGCGCCAAGCTTTTTCGTCCTCGGGCTCCACCTTCGCCGCAAAGGCCGGACGCCCCGCATGAAGCTGCTCGAGCGCAAGCTTCAAAAGTCGCAGCGTCGCCGCTCCTTCTTTGTCTCCGCCCCGGATGCGTTTTTCCAAGTTCGGAATGCGTTTTTCCAAGCTGTCTATGTCCGCCAGCATCAATTCGGTTTCGATGATGTCCACGTCCGCGAGCGGATCGACTCGTCCTTCCACGTGCGTGACATCGTCGTTCTTGAAACACCGAGCCACGAGCGCCACGGCATCACAATCGCGAATGTTGGCCAGAAACTGGTTGCCGAGCCCTTCGCCCTTGGAAGCCCCTCGCACCAGGCCAGCAATATCGACGAAGTTGATCCGAGCCGGGATGATGTCCTTGGACCCAGCAAGCACCGCGAGCTTCTCGAGGCGCGGCTCAGGAACGGCCACCTCGCCCACATTGGGCTCGATGGTGCAGAAAGGGTAGTTGGCCGCTTGAGCTGCAGCCGTTTGGGTGAGGGCGTTGAACAGAGTGGACTTGCCTACATTCGGCAAACCGACGATCGCGACTTTCAGTGCCATAGGAAGAGTGCGTGTGGATTGAAGGGCGCGCGGAATTAGCACGCCCCGGACGGAAGCTCAAGCGAATGCGCACGCAATTTGGCAGGCGTCTGGTCGCGGGCTAACGTGCGCGCTGGGAGGCCGATGGCGGGCGGTTGAAGGCGACGATGGCGTGAAGGGCTCAGCCTCGAGAACGTTGCGGCTTGACCGGCTTGGCGGCTTTCGCAGCTTCTTTCGCAGCCTTGGCCAGCTCACGTCGTAGCTTCGTCACCTCGCTGCTGGGAAGCTTCCGCACGAGCTCCATGATGTGGGCGCGTTCGTCGTCGGCGGGGAACGTGAGGATGTAAAGAGGCGGGAGACCAAGACCCTTGGCGACGCGCAAGATGGTCTGAATGGTGATGGCAGCGAGGCCATGCTCGATGCTGGATAAATGCCCCTTCGAAAGCTCACTCACATCGGCGAGCTCGGCCAAGGAGAGGTTGCGTTCGAGGCGCAGCATCCGAAGGCGCTCGCCAACTTTCAAAGCGTAGGGTTCCGGTTCAACGCGTCGAGGCATGGGAGACGATTACCACCTTTCAGCGCACGGGTTCCGGTTCAATGCGCTTGGGCATGGAGACGATTACCACCGGGCCATCCGAAAGGCCAACAAAAAAATCACCGGCTCGAGAAAAAAGTTTGTCGGCGGGTGGTTTGGCAAGGTAATGTAATACTCCGCCACACCCCCACCTCACAGTCGTCCCAAGGCGCGTTCAAAGCAGGCAGCCGCTACCAAGCGCACTCGACGAGCACCCAGCTCACCGTTTGTCGCAGGTGCTTGTGATGTTTTTAACGTTTGTGGTGCGCAATGTATGAGAGCGCCGAACACGCCGATGAGCCCCCACGCGCAAGGGTCATGACGCGCCGGCGATCATTCGCGCCCGTTCGGCAAGTCCCTGAACGACCGAGTGGAAGGCTCGCAGCTCCTTCACCTTGCCCTTGCCAAATCGATGCTCGATGCCCCGAGCAATCTGCGGAACGCGCGCCGTGCCGCCCGTACAACACACGACGTCGATGTCGCCAGGCTCGAGTCCCGCCTCCGATACGGTTCGATCGAGCGCGCCCAGGATGGCGCCGACTTCACGCGCCGAACCAGCCTCGAATTCGTCCCGCCGAACGCTTTCGTTCAAATGAATCGTCGGATAATCGAAGTGGAACGTGGCATCGTCGCTCGAGGACAATGCACACTTGGTTCGCTCGATCGACTCGAAAAGCTTGAAGGCAAGCGAGTCTTCGACGAGGCACAAAAGCCGATCCATTTTGCATTTGTCGTCGGGCCCAAGCGACCAGGATTTGACGTCACGCAAGAAGTTGAGTACGTCGCGATGCTGCAAAACCGTCATGTCCGCCGGCGAGCAGAGTTTTTCACTGATGGCGCGAGGCATCGTGAGGGTATTCGACCCGAGCGGTACGCGATAGGTCACGTCGGCGCCAAAATGACGAGCAATCTTGTGCCGCATGAGGCTTCCGTCGAGCGCGTCACCGGCGACGGAAATGCCCCCGAGCGCAAGGACGTCACTTGGGTCGAACCCTTCGGGACGCATCCGGACGATGGTATAGTCCGACGTTCCACCGCCGAAATCGGCGACGAGCACCACGCGAGGCCTGTCGAGCTCGACCTGAAAATCCTGCGCTGCCGCAACAGGCTCGGGGCAAAAAGAAACCTCACGGAACCCCGCAATCAGCGCCGCTCGTTCGAGACGTGATTGGGCGAGCTGGTCGTCTTCGGCATCGAGCGAAAACTTGGCCGGGCGTCCCAGCACCACACGATCGACGCGCGTATTGAAGTATTGATCGGCTCGTTCGCGCATGACGCGCAAAAACCTGCCAATGAGGTCTTCGATCGAGACGACCCGATGGCCGATCTGCGTACCGGAAAAACTGCGGTAAGGTAGAAACTTTTTGATGGAGCGGATGAGGCGACCCTGCATCCCGCCCTCGACGAACTGAGCAATGGCGCTCGATCCGCAAGAAAATTCATTTTGGCCGAAGAACAGCAACGTGCGGAGCACCGACGGGTCATCGGCGCCATCGTCGAGCGGCACGGGGGGAGCGGTTTCTTGCGCATTCGCGGCTGCGAGGAGCGAATTCGAGGTGCCGAAGTCGATGGCATACACGGCCGGCCGAAACGAGGCGCTCGGAGTGCTTCGCATGGGGCGGCGGTTTGCTACGAAAAATTGTCTTTGACAAGGGGAGAATTGAAGCGGTGCCAAGATTTGCACCCTCGCTTCTTTGCCATCTGCGTTGGCAGCGCTTTGGGAGGCTTGATTTCACGGCATCCGCGGCACCCCAAACTCGCCCGCTTCGCGGGCTCAAACAGTGGGGCCCCACCGCGGCGCCGTGAAATCAAGCAGCTCCCAAAGCTTCACTTTGTCCAATGTGGCGGAGTAGGACTACCGGCTGCGTGCCGATGGTTTGGCACTCTTGGCAGACTTCGTCGATTCCTTGACCGTTTTCGTGAGCTCGCGCCGCAACTTCACCACTTCATTCGAAGGCAGCTTGCGCACCAGCTCCGCTACTTGATCACGCTCGTCATCCGGCGGGAACGTGAGCAAATAGAGCGCGGGAACACCAAGACCTTTGGCCAGACGCGAAATCGTCTGAATGGTGATCGCAGCAAGACCATGCTCGACGCTGGAAAGATGCCCCTTCGACAACTCGGCTACATCAGCCAATTCAGCAAGGGACATGTTGCGCTCGAGGCGGAGCTCCCGAAGACGCTCGCCGACTTTCAAGGCAGAAGGATCTGGTTCAATTCGCCTGGGCATGCCGATGACCTACCACGAGCCGCGCGCCAAGACAAACGAAAAATCGATCGAGATGAAGTTTGTCTGGGCCCTGCGGTTTGGCATGCCGGACTCGAATGTTCGCCGACGAACCGAAACCACGGCTTGCGCCGCGCCTACGCGTGCCACGTTGCGTCAGCCCGTGCCCATTGCACGTAATCCAAGCGCGATGGCTCCACACACGCCGGCGTCGTCACCAAGCAGCGGAGCAACGATGTACTCGTCAATGCCCGCACCCACCGACGACGAAACGACGTAACCATTGAGCGACGCTTGCACGCCTCGGCGTATCCAGTCGAAAAATCGAGCCTCCCCAAGCTGACCACCTTTACGAACACTCCCTCCCACGATGATTCTTCGAGGCGAAAGAACATACATGATGTTTTCAATCGCCAACGCAATGTACTGCGCCTCCAAACGCCACGCCGGATGATCCGCCGGTAGCTCTTCCGCCCGCATCCCCGTGCGCACTTGCATCGCCAAACCCGAACACAAACCCTCCCAACACGACCCGTGATAAGGACAAACGCCCTCGAACGTATCGCCTCCCACCCGCGGAAGCCGAAGATGCCCCATTTCCGGATGCACGAGACCATGAAGGAGGCGCCCACCAGCCATCCCACCCGCACCAATGCCCGTTCCAATCGTGATGTAAACGAAATCCTCGAGCCCTCGCGCATTCCCCCAGGTAAACTCGCCAAGACCAGCACCATTCACATCCGTGTCGAATCCAATGGGAATGTCGGGAAAAACCCTGCGCAAAGCACCGACGATGTCCGTATTGCGCCAGCCCGCCTTGGGACTCGATGTCATGAAACCATACGTCGGAGACGCTCGATCCAAGTCGACCGGACCAAAAGACGCAATCCCAATGGCATCAAGCTTTCCGTGCGTCCTCTGCTGCGCCTCGAACCACGCGCAGACCTGCGCCAATACCCGAGCAGGATCGTCGGTCGTGGGAAATTTGGCCCTGCTGCGCAATTCGTCGCCAGGGCCGGAACCGACGCCGCATACGAACTTGGTTCCTCCTGCCTCGATGGCCCCCACGAGCGCAGGGTTTGTCCGAGTCGACCTCGTCATGGATGGGTTTGCCCGCGGCATGCTGCTGTCATGCCGCGATTGCATTCGTTCGTCAATGCCTATGTACCCGCTTTTTTCTTGGGCCGATAAAGCCGACCCACCACCGCGTCGAGCTCCTCGTGCGAGCACACAAAACCGCGCGATCCAGCCTTCATCTTGCCGCTTGCCAAGGTGCTGCTCGCTTTGCGGAACAGCACGTCGGAATGGCAAACGCGGAGCACGTCGAAAAGCTCCTCGGGCGTTGCGCGTTTCTTCGTACCCTGCTTTTCGTGCACTTCGAGCTCCGCACCCAACGCGACCGTAGCAAGCACCGCTTCAGCGGCCTCCGCAAGCTCGAACCGGCCGTCGTCCTTTTGCGCTCCTGCAACGAGCACGTTGACGAGATACGCGAATTCCTCCATTCGCTCGCCAAAGGCCTTCATATCGTTTTCACCAAGCATTCGCATCGCTACCACGATGGGATTGTCCTGGTCGATCGAAGCCGGGGCTTCGGCGCTGCCCAAAAGACCCCGCGGGACATTGGATACGGCGCTGCCGATCGTCTCGAGCAATCGTGTCGTCTTCGAACTGACTGGCGCCTTTCGAATGGCCCGCGTAGCCGTTGGCTCGACCTCGCGAAAGTAGGCGCGCGTGACGGGATCACGTTTGGTCGCTGCCGTATCGGTCGCTAGCGGCGTTTTGGCGAGCGTCAAGAAATTCCGGGCCGCTCGAGGTTCGACATAACCTTGTTTGCTCCGCCGATCTTCCCGCTCGGCCTCGACGTCTTCTGCAAGCGCATCCGCCGCGGAAAGCAAATTCGTCAGTTCCTCCAAATCGTCGACATAGGCACTGGCAATGTCGGCGCATCGATCGAGAATGCGCACCAAGAATGATCGGTGATCACGATCGAGCGCCAGAATGAGGGCGAGCGCCGCATCCCATCCATCATGATCTCGCGAAATCAAGAGATACCCATCGATTTCCTCCGACAAACAACTCTCGATGGCCTTGTCGGCGGCTTCCACGTCATCGCCACCCTCGCTCATGCGCGCCATCAATGCGTCGTGATCGAGCACCAAGACGATGGCCGATAATGCTTGAATGACAAAATCCTCGGAAAGCTCGGCAATTCGCGCGGCGGCTACGTCGTCTCCAGCTTCGAGCAGTACTTCCAGCCAAACCACGAACCGCGCGCTGTCGAATGTCTCCCGTTCACCCGCTCTTGGATTGGCAAACAGGTCTTCGTCGAATGCGGCGACGAGCTGCTCCGTCGTGGCGAGAGCAACGACCTCGCCGGCATCTTCCACGCCTATTTGCCGAATGAGCGTCGAAAACGCGGGCGGGGGCAACGCACGCACGGCTTGCACGAGGTCCGGCGCGTCGATCAATCGAGCAAGTAGCGTTTTCGATGTGGAGGATCGGAGCAGGCTCGTTTTCATGGCCGTTACTTTGCAGCCTCGTCTGCAATCCGCTCGACCCAAACTTGTTTGCCATCGAAGACCATCGCGTATTCGTA includes:
- the ychF gene encoding redox-regulated ATPase YchF, with the protein product MALKVAIVGLPNVGKSTLFNALTQTAAAQAANYPFCTIEPNVGEVAVPEPRLEKLAVLAGSKDIIPARINFVDIAGLVRGASKGEGLGNQFLANIRDCDAVALVARCFKNDDVTHVEGRVDPLADVDIIETELMLADIDSLEKRIPNLEKRIRGGDKEGAATLRLLKLALEQLHAGRPAFAAKVEPEDEKAWRMLQLLTAKPALYVCNVEEASAATGNELSDAVAKRAAQNGAKSVVISAQIEAEIAQLGAAERAEFLETLGLSEPGLNRLIREAYALLGLQTYFTIGPKEARAWTIPVGATAPRSAGEIHTDFEKGFISAETITYEDYVRYGGEAGASQAGKMRKEGKSYVVKDGDVMHFHFNV
- a CDS encoding helix-turn-helix transcriptional regulator, whose product is MPRRVEPEPYALKVGERLRMLRLERNLSLAELADVSELSKGHLSSIEHGLAAITIQTILRVAKGLGLPPLYILTFPADDERAHIMELVRKLPSSEVTKLRRELAKAAKEAAKAAKPVKPQRSRG
- a CDS encoding Hsp70 family protein, producing the protein MRSTPSASFRPAVYAIDFGTSNSLLAAANAQETAPPVPLDDGADDPSVLRTLLFFGQNEFSCGSSAIAQFVEGGMQGRLIRSIKKFLPYRSFSGTQIGHRVVSIEDLIGRFLRVMRERADQYFNTRVDRVVLGRPAKFSLDAEDDQLAQSRLERAALIAGFREVSFCPEPVAAAQDFQVELDRPRVVLVADFGGGTSDYTIVRMRPEGFDPSDVLALGGISVAGDALDGSLMRHKIARHFGADVTYRVPLGSNTLTMPRAISEKLCSPADMTVLQHRDVLNFLRDVKSWSLGPDDKCKMDRLLCLVEDSLAFKLFESIERTKCALSSSDDATFHFDYPTIHLNESVRRDEFEAGSAREVGAILGALDRTVSEAGLEPGDIDVVCCTGGTARVPQIARGIEHRFGKGKVKELRAFHSVVQGLAERARMIAGAS
- a CDS encoding helix-turn-helix transcriptional regulator; this translates as MPRRIEPDPSALKVGERLRELRLERNMSLAELADVAELSKGHLSSVEHGLAAITIQTISRLAKGLGVPALYLLTFPPDDERDQVAELVRKLPSNEVVKLRRELTKTVKESTKSAKSAKPSARSR
- a CDS encoding ROK family protein gives rise to the protein MTRSTRTNPALVGAIEAGGTKFVCGVGSGPGDELRSRAKFPTTDDPARVLAQVCAWFEAQQRTHGKLDAIGIASFGPVDLDRASPTYGFMTSSPKAGWRNTDIVGALRRVFPDIPIGFDTDVNGAGLGEFTWGNARGLEDFVYITIGTGIGAGGMAGGRLLHGLVHPEMGHLRLPRVGGDTFEGVCPYHGSCWEGLCSGLAMQVRTGMRAEELPADHPAWRLEAQYIALAIENIMYVLSPRRIIVGGSVRKGGQLGEARFFDWIRRGVQASLNGYVVSSSVGAGIDEYIVAPLLGDDAGVCGAIALGLRAMGTG